The following coding sequences lie in one Dunckerocampus dactyliophorus isolate RoL2022-P2 chromosome 4, RoL_Ddac_1.1, whole genome shotgun sequence genomic window:
- the zgc:154046 gene encoding carnitine O-acetyltransferase-like, with the protein MLGVFVRAALRPGMVKPCRLLRPVTQIQERSLVHQEGLPKLPVPPLKQTCDHYLAALEPIVSEEELEHTRKLVQEFLKGGVGERLQKGLERRARKTDNWLSEWWMQSAYLDCRMPVAVYTSPGVVLPRMHFEDRQGQMRFAAKLIAGVLEFKKMIDSETLPVEYLSKKPLCMDQYYQILSSCRIPGPKRDTVVNHAIGKTPPTHITVVHNFQFFVLDVYNSDGTPLTVDQIYMQLEKIWNTSLQTNKEPIGILTSQHRNTWGKAYNNLIKDKTNKESVRAIQKSIFTVCLDAPMPRVSDELYQSRVAAQMLHGGGARWNSGNRWFDKTLQFIVGEDGTCGLVYEHAPAEGPPIVFLIDYVVKYMQKTEIIRSPMVPLVMPQKLRFNISPEVKRDIEKAKQNMNIMVHDLDVKVLLFSHYGKNVPKQHKLSPDAFIQMALQLAYFRMYNACCPTYESASLRMFKYGRTDAIRVTTMDSLKFVQAMEDPAKQNTERLALLQKATQTHRENTYNAIHGQAVDRHLLGLKIQGIEDLTSMPEIFMDTSFAVAHHYNLSTSQVGSKTDCVMCFGPMVPDGYGVCYNPMDEHINIAITAFNSCEETNAAKFAQTVNGALLDMRALLEDTATAKQ; encoded by the exons ATGTTGGGTGTTTTTGTCAGAGCTGCG CTGCGGCCTGGCATGGTGAAACCATGTCGCCTTCTCAGGCCGGTTACGCAGATCCAggaaaggtccctggttcatcAGGAGGGTTTACCCAAGCTGCCTGTGCCGCCGTTGAAACAGACATGTGATCACTACCTGGCCGCTCTGGAACCTATTGTCAGTGAAGAGGAGCTGGAACACACCCGAAAGCTGGTGCAGGAGTTCCTCAAGGGTGGGGTCGGGGAACGTCTGCAGAAGGGTCTGGAGCGACGGGCCCGAAAGACGGACAACTGG CTGTCTGAATGGTGGATGCAGTCAGCCTATTTGGACTGTCGGATGCCAGTGGCTGTGTACACGAGTCCTGGTGTGGTCCTGCCTCGCATGCACTTTGAAGATCGCCAAGGACAGATGAG GTTTGCAGCTAAATTGATAGCAGGAGTGttggagtttaaaaaaatgattgacAG TGAGACGCTACCTGTAGAGTATCTGAGCAAGAAGCCCCTTTGCATGGACCAGTATTACCAGATCCTGTCCTCCTGCCGTATCCCTGGACCAAAGAGAGACACTGTTGTAAATCACGCCATCGGGAAAACGCCTCCCACGCACATCACTGTAGTTCATAACTTCCAG TTTTTTGTCCTGGACGTTTACAACAGCGACGGCACTCCGCTGACAGTGGATCAGATTTACATGCAACTGGAGAAAATTTGGAACACCTCTTTACAGACCAACAAGGAGCCTATTGGTATCCTAACATCACAGCACCGCAACACTTGGGGAAAAGCATATAATAATCTGATTAAGG ATAAGACAAATAAGGAGTCAGTACGTGCCATCCAAAAAAGCATTTTCACTGTATGTTTGGATGCGCCCATGCCCCGCGTGTCAGATGAGCTGTACCAGAGCCGCGTGGCTGCACAGATGCTGCATGGAGGTGGGGCTCGCTGGAACAGTGGCAACCGCTGGTTTGACAAAACGTTACAG TTTATTGTTGGTGAAGACGGTACATGTGGACTGGTGTATGAGCATGCACCTGCAGAAGGCCCACCTATTGTGTTTCTCATTGATTACGTTGTTAAGTATAT gcagaAGACTGAAATCATCCGTTCCCCAATGGTTCCTCTGGTCATGCCTCAGAAGCTGCGTTTCAACATTAGCCCTGAGGTCAAGCGAGACattgaaaaagcaaaacaaaatatgaatAT AATGGTGCATGACCTAGATGTGAAAGTGCTTTTGTTCTCTcattatggaaaaaatgtgcCAAAGCAACACAAACTGAGTCCAGATGCTTTCATTCAAATGGCACTTCAGCTTGCCTATTTTAG gATGTACAATGCATGTTGCCCGACATATGAGAGTGCGTCGTTACGCATGTTCAAATATGGACGAACGGACGCAATACGTGTAACTACCATGGACTCGTTAAAATTTGTCCAAGCCATGGAGGACCCAGCTAAACAG AACACAGAGAGGCTGGCACTGCTGCAGAAGGCCACTCAGACACATAGGGAGAACACATACAAT GCCATTCACGGACAAGCCGTGGACCGACACCTTCTGGGATTGAAGATACAGGGTATTGAAGATCTCACTTCTATGCCTGAGATATTCATGGACACCTCTTTTGCTGTGGCTCACCATTACAATCTTTCCACCAGCCAG GTTGGTTCCAAGACCGACTGTGTGATGTGCTTTGGTCCAATGGTGCCAGATGGCTATGGAGTGTGTTACAATCCCATGGATGAGCACATCAACATCGCTATCACGGCCTTCAACAGCTGTGAGGAGACAAATGCAGCCAAGTTTGCACAAACTGTAAATGGTGCACTGTTGGACATGAGAGCTCTTCTGGAAGACACAGCTACAGCCAAGCAGTGA